The Gemmatimonas aurantiaca T-27 DNA segment CCCAGCGCGCACACGTGGGCCCACTCATCCGCCGTGACGGGCACTACCGACAGACGGCTCACCCGCAGCAGCGCCATCTCGGCGAGCGCGGGATCAGCCTTGATCTGGGGGAGGGTCACCAAGGTCTTGAACGCGGCAACGGCCTTCACATCCACCATGAACCAGGTCGGCATGGCCGGATCGGACTTTTCGTCGTAGTACTCGTGCGACGGGTCGAACGCCGTGTGATCGGGATACCCTTCGCGCACCACTTCGCACACACCCGCAATCGCCGACGGCTCGGCGTTGGAGTGGTAGTAGAAGCAGCGATCGCCCACCTTCATGCCATCGCGCAGAAAATTGCGCGCCCCCGAATTGCGGATGCTGTCCCAGCACGTCGTGCGCTGAGGCGCTTGCATCAGATCGTCGAAGGAAAACACATCCGGCTCGGACTTGATGAGCCAGTAGCGCCGCTCACCCTTTGCGCGCGGCGCAAACACGGAGGCCCAGGCTCCCTGCTCGTAGGGAGCCGACTGGGGAGCCTTCTTCGCCGCCTGTTTCGTGACCGCAGGCTTCGCGGCCGTCTTGGCCGCCGTCTTGGCCGCCGTCTTGGCCGCCGTCTTGGCCGCCGCCTTCTTGGCCGGCACGGTCAGTTCATGCAGCAGTTGCCCGCGCCACATCCCATGGCCGGCAGTCCTCGACCGGACGGCATGGCGCAACTGTCGCCACTCGCGCCATTGGTGAAAGTCACCAGACCACCGGAGAGCACCCGGCGCACCGGTCGTCCCGATTCGGGATGAGCCGTGAGTGGCGCTTCGGACATCGCCTGGCGCACTTCGAAGCGCTCAGGTGCCT contains these protein-coding regions:
- a CDS encoding EVE domain-containing protein is translated as MWRGQLLHELTVPAKKAAAKTAAKTAAKTAAKTAAKPAVTKQAAKKAPQSAPYEQGAWASVFAPRAKGERRYWLIKSEPDVFSFDDLMQAPQRTTCWDSIRNSGARNFLRDGMKVGDRCFYYHSNAEPSAIAGVCEVVREGYPDHTAFDPSHEYYDEKSDPAMPTWFMVDVKAVAAFKTLVTLPQIKADPALAEMALLRVSRLSVVPVTADEWAHVCALGGVKV
- a CDS encoding FmdB family zinc ribbon protein yields the protein MPIYVYETLPEAQGEAPERFEVRQAMSEAPLTAHPESGRPVRRVLSGGLVTFTNGASGDSCAMPSGRGLPAMGCGAGNCCMN